One Leptolyngbya sp. SIO1E4 genomic window, GCGTAGTCAACATAGGTAATGCCAAAGCGGCGATCGTACCCGTAGGCCCATTCAAAATTATCCATCAAACTCCAGAGGAAATAGCCCGTTAGGGGATACCCTTCTGATACCGCTCGGTGGGCTGCCTGGAGATATTGGCGCAGGTAGTGGATGCGATCTAAATCTAAAACTTCCCCTTGAGGGGTGACCTCATCTTGGGCGGCACAGCCATTTTCACTGATGAAGACCGGTAACTCTGGGCGCTGAAGGGTTTCGCTAACGTGACGAATGCCCCAATAGAGGCTCTCGGGGGCGAGATGCAGCCAGGGCATGTGCAAGCGCGGATAGCCTTTTGGAAAGGGTAAGACCTCATAGCCCAGAGGGGTTGCGGCTGCCCGCACATAAACGCCACTGTAAACGTTGAACCCTAAAGCATCGAGGGGTTGATGAATTGTCTCCAGATCACCGGGTTGAATGTCGGGCGCCTGATCCCCCAACTGCTGTAACAAGGCGGGGCTATACTGCCCTGTCAGCGCTGGGAAAATGATGCCGCCGTTGGTGCCCACGGTATGAAAGGCTGCTTTGGCAGCGGCAATGTGTGCAGGAGTTTCGGCCAGGGGAAGCGGGACTAAAAAGTTGTCTACCAGGGCGATCGTGCAGGGGTCAGGAGACGCGGCTCGAATTGCCTGGCAGCCTAACCCATGGGCTAACAGGGCATGGTGAGAGGTTTGCCACACAGCCTTGGCAGACTCTACGGAGGTTCCTGGGGCATGGGGCGGCGTTTGATTGACGCCGTAGCCCATATGGGTGAAGCAGAAGATCTCGTTGAGGGTCATCCAGTGGGTGATGCGATCGCCCAACGCCTTGACCACAACCGTTACATAATCAGCAAAGTCTTGGGCCATTTCACGACTTTGCCAGGAGCCATAGCGCGTTTCTAAGGCTTGGGGGCTATCCCAATGAAACAGGGTGGCATGGGGCGTAATGCCATGGGCCAAGAGACAATCCACCAGGCGCTGGTAAAAATCTAACCCTGCTGGGTTTACCGTTCCGCGCCCTGCTGGCATAATGCGGGGCCAGGCCAGGCTGAAGCGATAATGCTTTACCCCCAGATCGGCAATTAGCTGAATGTCTGCCGCGAAGCGGTGGTAGTGATCGCAAGCAACCTCGCCAGTATCACCGTTCAGAATGTGCCCTGGCAGGGCGCTAAAGATATCCCACACGCTGGGGCCACGCCCATAAAGCTGCGCTGCGCCCTCGATTTGATAGGCCGCCGTCGCCACGCCCCATTGAAAATTTGGCGGAAAAGTATCACTCATGATGGCTTTCTGAGAGAACTCTGGCTGGGAAAGACAGCCATGGAGCCCATGATATTCCTGGTTTTGCCGAACGGTCTGTATTGGGGGTGCGATCCCTTACCGTGGGGCATTATCTGCTTCCTGCCCCCTAGACGCATAAACTTGTATTCAAAAGAAAATAGGATAAATATGATCCCTTGCCCTTTTTATCCATATCTAGAGAATATTTGTTTTATTCTCTAGCCGCTTTAATGTTTTCTTAAACTATTTCTGTCAAACCTTGAGCCTATTCATTTTTTTACTTTGGGGATATTGAGCTCAATCAATTCCATGAATTGGAGTTAATTTTTTCCAGCAAAGTTTTGTTCTTCTTTTTGTGATCCCCTCGAAGTTTTGAATAGGATAAATGGTGAGGTTGCTGATAATCACTGTTCATATCGCGATCGCAGATATCGGTGAAGTTTTAATTGCGCATGTGCTCAAAGATGCCTTTGTAAGGTATTTTTAGATGCCGATTGTGCAGTAGCTTCCCCATGCATTAATCAAGTCCTCAAAAGCTGAAGATAGTCGTTATCTTCGGCCTCAAAACCCATGTTGAGCACGTTTCATGGATTCGATTTATCCATGGAAACTGCTTGAAGTGCGTTGAAAACATGGCTTTTCATGATTCGCAAATGGAATGCATTTTTGGGAGCTAACTTAATGGTTTCTACTCCAGTTAAAAAAGCACAACAATTGGTTCTCTGGCTCGATCAAATCCGCCTGACCGATGTTCCGATGGTCGGGGGGAAGAATGCGTCTCTAGGTGAGATGATTCAGCAGCTGACGCCCAAAGGGATCAACGTTCCCTCTGGATTTGCCACGACTGCCGATGCCTACCGCTATTTCATCGCGAGCAACGAGCTTGATGAAAAACTGCGGCAGCTCTTTGCTGACCTTGATGTGACCGACGTCCACAATTTGCAGCAGCGAGGGCGGGAGGCGCGATCGCTGATTCTGCATTCTCCGTTCCCGGCAGATTTAGAAGTCGCCATTCGAGATGCCTATCGAGACATGGGCAACCGCTATGGCCCCAACGTCGACGTCGCCGTCCGCTCTAGCGCCACCGCCGAAGACTTGCCAGATGCTAGCTTTGCTGGGCAACAAGAGACTTACCTCAATGTCCACAGCGAATCGCAGGTGATTGAAGCTTGTAAGAAGTGCTTTGCTTCTCTCTTTACTGATCGCGCCATTTCCTACCGGCAAACGAAAGGGTTTGACCATTTTGAAGTGGCACTTTCAGTCTGTATCCAAAAGATGGTGCGCTCTGACTTGGCCTCCTCAGGGGTCATGTTCTCCATTGATACAGAGACCGGCTTTAAAAATGCCGTTCTCATTACAGCGGCTTACGGCCTGGGCGAAAACGTCGTGCAGGGCACTGTCAACCCAGACGAGTATCGAGTCTTTAAGCCCACGCTGAAGACGGGGCATCACCCGATTCTGAGCAAGCATGTGGGTAGCAAGGCCCTGCGCATGGTGTATGACACCGGCGGCAGCAAACTGGTGAAAAACGTCCCCGTTTCAAAGGCGGAGCAAAACCGCTTTGCGATTAGCGACGATGAGGTGCTGCAACTGGCTCGCTGGACCTGCCAAATCGAAGATCATTACAGCGAAATCCGCGGTGTCTTTAGCCCGATGGATATCGAGTGGGCCAAAGATGGTCTGACTGGAGAGTTGTTTATTGTCCAGGCTCGCCCCGAAACGGTGCAGTCTCAAAAACAAGCCAATGTGCTGAGGACCTATCACCTCCAGAAGCCAGAGGGCACATTACCGATTACAACGGGCCGTGCGGTGGGCGAAATGGTTGGTAACGGAGAAGCCTGCGTCATTCTGGATGTGAAGGAAATTGATCATTTCGAGCCGGGTGAAGTGCTGGTGACGGCCAAAACCGATCCGGATTGGGAACCGATCATGAAGCAGGCGGCCGCCATTGTGACGGATCAGGGGGGGCGCACCTGCCACGCCGCTATCATTGCCCGAGAGTTGGGGATTCCGGCGATCGTTGGCTGCGGCGATGCGACTGCTGTTATCCGAACCGGGCAAGCTATCACCGTCTCCTGTTCTGAAGGGGAAGACGGCTACGTGTATGACGGCATCCATCCCTTCACGATTGAAGAAACCCCGCTAGATAATCTGCCCGAGACCCGCACCCAAGTCATGATGAATGTGGGCAACCCTGAAATTGCCTTCAGCGTTTCAGCCCTGCCGAATGCTGGGGTGGGGTTGGCTCGGATGGAGTTCATCATTGCTAACCACATCCAGGTGCACCCCATGGCCCTGGTGAACTTTGACAGCCTGTCAGATGGGGCGGCAAAACGCAAGATTTCTCGCCTGACCGATCAATATGATGATAAGCCTCAGTATTTTGTCGATAAGCTAGCCCAGGGAATTAGCACCATTGGGGCTGCCTTTTATCCCAAACCGGTGGTGGTGCGGCTGTCGGACTTCAAGAGCAACGAATATGCCAACCTTCTGGGCGGCAGCGCGTTTGAGCCAGATGAAGAAAACCCGATGATCGGCTGGCGGGGGGCCTCTCGTTACTATGACGATCGCTACCGGCAAGGCTTTGCCTTAGAGTGCCAGGCTCTGAAGCGCGTGCGAGACGACATGGGGCTGACGAACATCGTTCTCATGGTGCCCTTCTGCCGGACCCCTGATGAAGGCCGCAAGGTGCTTGCTGAAATGGCGAAGCATGGCCTGGTACAGGGAGAAAATGGGCTGCAGGTCTATGTCATGTGTGAGCTGCCCAGCAATGTGATGCTGGCCGATGAGTTTAGCGAAGTGTTTGATGGCTTCTCTATCGGCTCAAACGATCTGACCCAACTCACCCTGGGCCTCGATCGCGACTCAGCGCTGGTAGCCCACCTGTTTGACGAGCGGAATGAAGGGGTGAAGCGCATGGTGGCCAGGGCGATCGCTACAGCGAAAGCCAAAGGGCGTAAGATCGGCATTTGCGGTCAAGCCCCCAGCGACTACCCCGAATTTGCCCGTTTCTTGGTAGAACAAGGCATTAATTCCATCAGCCTCAACCCTGACTCGGTGATCAAGACGATTCTTGACATTGCTGAGTTAGAAAAATCCCAGTAGTCCGCTAATCTGTGGGGGGCTATCTGACATGAGGGTTAGATAGCCCCCTTCATACCAAGTGTCTATAGGAGGGCTAATGTTCAATTGTGTTTAGGCTTATTAATGAGCTTCTAAAAAAGAAAGATGTACAGATTAATGAATATCTTCTGCAAGTAAAATTTTGATTTCCATTGAATGGCAATCAGGTGTGTTGTTTAGATTAAGCAATAGGGTGCTTCATTCGATAGCAAGTCATCCTGCGATTAAAGTCGCCACACAATAATGAAAGAATTCTATAAAATCATTAACTCAGCCACAAAAGAAGATCGAAAAAATTTTGCAAAGCTGACAGGATCAGCGTTTGGTGATGCTCCTGATACCCTTTGCAATCACATACGCTATCTCAAAGCTGGAAGTATTGGTCAGCTTTTCTGGCATGATTCTTGGAAACAAGTTGTCACCGATGTCGCTGATCATCTTGGTATTGATTGGACACAGACATTAGACGGGCGTTGTTGGCGCGACTTAGAAACCCAAGAAATTGAAGTTGCCGTTGTGACCAAACTCTTTCAGAATATGCTGGAGAAACTTTCACCAGAGCAACGACAACAGCTTGTTATGGAGATGCAAAGAGACCAAGATGATCCGCATCTTGAAAGTTTGTTGCTAAGCGGTGGTGTAATGACCATTGCAAAAATGAGTGGCTTTGGCGTGTATCTACTCGCAAGCACCGTTTTAGGGGGTTTAACAAATGCCTTAGGGATCACACTCCCTTTTGCAATTTACATGGGCATGAGTCAAACGATTGCGCTTATACTCGGGCCTGTGGGATGGGCAGCACTTGCAGGAGGAATTCTATTTACACTCAATCAACCTAATTGGAATCGTCTTACCTTGGCTGTTGTCTATATCTCAATTATTCGTCACTCACTGCAAGAAGAGCTCCCATGAATATGGCTATCGCCCACGATTTACCGCACCCAACTAACCCCCCAAATGGAAGACTATTTGCAAGCAAGTGACATCATTGATTGGCAAAATCCGACCATTCTGAAGCTTGCAGAAAAGATTGCGTCAGAACATTTAACCCAATGGGCGATCACAAAAGCAAGTTTTGAGTGGGTGCGAGATGAAATTCACCACAGTGTTGATTATCAAATGAACCCGGTGACCTGTCGTGCTTCAGATGTGCTGAAATACAAAACCGGCTACTGTTTTGCCAAAAGTCACCTACTCGCCGCATTGCTGAGAGCAAACCATATCCCCGCCGGATTTTGCTATCAGCGGCTCAGTATTGATGATCAAGGAGCTCCCTATTCTCTACATGGCTTGAATGCCGTTTACTTGTCTGAAGGGGGGTGGTATCGCATTGATCCAAGAGGGAACCGTGAGGGCATTAACGCTCAATTTACGCCTCCCCAAGAGCAGCTAGCCTATCAGGTTCGTCTGCCTGAAGAAGCCGACTTTAAAGGTGTCTTAGCAGAACCCCTTGCGGTCGTTATCGAGACGCTGCAAACCTACCCGCTGTGGGACGAGGTACTTGCCCACTTGCCAGATATTTCTCTAGCGTCTGCCAAGCAGCAGGGGCTAAAGAAATGACTCGCAGATCTATCCAGTTAGCCGGTGCCCTAACAATCTAGCGGTCTATCGTAATGCGATACCGAGGACGCGGTGGGAGTTCCACTTCTGGGGGTTTCTCTCGCTGGAGGATGACGATGGCATCCCCAATGACGGGACTCCGGGCGAGTAAGTCTCCGGCTGGCGATCGCAGCTGCAAATCTTCAAAGGCCATCTGGGTCGATCGCTGCATCAAAGTGTCGGCCAACTCCTCTTGTTCATAGTCAGAGAGGCGATACCACCCGCTGCTGAGATTAATGGTTAAGCGATTGCGCTTAAAGTCTGCCTGTACAGACTCAACCAAACCCTGACCATAGCTCAGAGAGCCATCGATGAGCTGCGTTTGAATATCGGCGATGCGATCGCGCTCTGCAGGGTCTAGCTCATCAGAGGAAGGGGGCGGTAAAGCCGGGGTAGCCGGAGGGGCTGTATCAGTGGAGAGATCATCTGCGAGGGACGGCTGCCCCTCAGGTTCGCTGTCTACACGAGGGGAAACTGGGGGCGTCGGTTCCTCAGGACCCTCGATGGCCACCGAAGGCTGACGCCCACTATTAAGGATTGTGATTAACAGCACCAACCCCCCAATCAAAATTGCACTCAGCGCCCGGTTAGATAATTTAGCCGCCGCTGGAATCCGGGTTCTAATCCCGGCCAAAAGCCGTTGCCAAGCCGCTACCCCTTGACGCCAGAGTGGTCGTAGCCAAGCCAGGGCTTCCTGCGTAGAAGTGGCTGAGGGCTGAGGGCTGGGAGACTCAACGGGATCCTCCTCCCAATCAAGGCTGTCCTCCCACTCATCGGTTGAGGCTTTTCCTGGGTCTGGGATCGGGGCAGCCTGCTCAGACATCGCGGAGCCGATGTCGTCTGTCCACTCAGCCTCCGGAGGGGGCGTCGGTTCCGGGGACTGGGCAGATTCTTCAGCAGGGGGCGTGGGGTCAGGGGGGGACGTAGAATCCTCGGGCATCGTTTTAAGGGCTTGTTTCAACGACTTGTTGCTATTGTCGCCTAAAATGCCCGCTGTCCTGCGGGGGCGACTCGGCTACCGTTTCAAGCCCCCTGTGAGATTATCAGTTGCTGGGCCAGCTATTTTCGATGTCTGATAAGACCGTATCGACATCGGTGCCGCCGACATAGCTGGTGATGCCTGTCCAAAACGTCCCGGTGCCCACTGCCCCAGGCATCATGTCCGAACCGTCGAACCGAATAACATCGGCATTGAGCAGGATTTCAGCCTGCTGGCGAGTGATGTCATTGATATAGGCATCCAGGGAGACCTGCTGGTGGGGGGAAATAAACCCACCCAACCCGGCCCAAATTTCATGGGGCTCAGGGGTGGCAAGATACTCCATTAAGGCACGGGCTTCTGGGGTGTCATTAAACATGGCAAATACGTCCCCAGCCACTAAAACAGGCGTGCCATGCTCTGGGTTAATGCCGGGCAGGGGGAAAATGCTAACGTCGGTGCCAACTTCCACCGTTTCGGGAAAGAAAGAGGCAATAAAGTTTGCCTGGCGATGTAAATAGCAACCAGGAGACGCTTCGAAGAGCGGGTTAGGGGAGTCACCAAAGGGCGTACTGAGGACGCCTACCGGCCCGCCCACCACATAGTCAGAATTGAGTGCAATTTCTCCAAACTGTTCGAAAGCCGCTTTGACGCGATCGTCATTAAACGGAATTTCGTGGGTGATCCATTGGTCGTACACCTCTGGCCCTGCGGTCCGCAGCATGATGTCTTCGACCCAATCGGTGCCAACCCAGCCGGTTGCATCTCCACTTTCCATGCCCAAGCACCAAGGGGTGCCGCCATCTTGCACAATTTGATCGGTCAGGGCCATCAGCTCGTCCCAGGTGGTGGGAACTTCATAGCCAGCGGCTGTAAACGCCTCAGGGCTATACCAAACCAAACTCTTGACAGAGACGCGATACCAGACGCCATAGAGTTCATCATTGACCGTTGCCAGGTCTAGCCAATCTTGAGAGTAGGCGGCCTGCACATCCATAAACTCACTGATCGGCACCAGGCTTCCTTCTTCCCCAAAGTCGCGCATCAGACCCGGTTGAGGGAACATGGCAATATCCGGCGCGTTGCCAGAATCTACCCGTACTGGCAGTAGAGTTGCAAAGGCATCGGTGCCTTCATAAACCACATCAATACCGGTTTCTGCTTCAAAAGGAGCGAGGGCTTCTTCGAGTTTTTCTTGCTGCTCTCCAGCAACGACGCCCAACACCGTGACGGTACCCGTTCCGCCAGCACCGTTTTCGGCATTATTACCCGATTGCCCATTGCAGGCAGCGATCGCCCAGGTGAGCCCAGCGATCGCGATCAAACGGAGATAAAGACTGTTTTTGGTCATGGTGTTTATCAAGATCAACCTTGCTACATAGCGACAGAAGCGTGAATTCAACCCAGATTGGCGAATAGTTTGGCGAAGCGTCTGGGATATATTGACCGGTGTTTTTATGGAAAAGCCTACAAAACTGAGGCCCAGGAGACAAATTAAACAACCCGTTGTCTGGGGCAGTGGGTTTGGTAAAAACCATTGCAGTTTGTGCCAAGACGCCCTAAAGAGTACAACAACCCACTACCATAACCACAATCACCCTGAGACATGGTGTGCTTGCAAATAGCATCCATGAATAGGGGGCCAGAGCGCTGATTTGTAAAGGGAATCTTAGGGGATGACCCAACCGCGAACTCAAACCTGCCCGGTCTGCGGCGTCAAAATTATGGTGGGCTTTGTCGGTGGCGATCGGGTTCTATTTTCTGCCGGGCCACCGGGAACCCGAGCCCGCTTGTGGGCTCGAGTTTGTCAATATGTTCAGAAGTCGGGCTGTATTAATCCTGAAGGGGGAGACCAGCAGCCCAGCCAAGATGACTTCTTTAAACCCGATGCCCCTCACTAAAAATTACTGCGATTGTGACATCCATCTAGATTCCGGTCGAAACCTTAGAAAGCTGAGCCATAATGACACACGATATCTCGCGTTGAACCATCGGACTAGGCTATGAAGTTATCGACTTATGCTCGCTCGCTCTTGTGGATGCCGGCTGCGCTGACGCTGACGATTGGGTTCTCGACTATGAAGGCGGCAGCCCAAGAGGCTCTCTATAACCCCATTCCATTGCCCAAGAGTAATGAAATCACAGATACCCTTTCAGAGGTGGATATTCCCACTGGGTTTGGAGGCTTTGCCCGAGACTACAAGGTTTATCTCGAAGATGGTGACCAGGTTGCCATTGATCTGGTTTCTGAAGAGTTTGATACCTTAGTTACGCTGATGAGTCCAGATGGTAACACCGTCGGTGAAAACGATGATGGCCCCGATGGCACAACCAATTCCCTGTTGTTTGCACGGGTGACTGAAACCGGCGACTACACGGTGCGGGTACGCTCGTATGCTGGCCAAGGAACTGGCGAGTTCTTTTTGAAGGTGGCTCGTTTAAGACCCTTAGAATAAGACCTTGAGAATCGGTGTGGCCAGGCCTACTCTGGCCTCTTGCAACCGAGGTGCGGGAACCTCTGCCATAGAACCCTTCGCCATTGGCAAAGGGGCCCGCACCGATTTGTCGGCTCCAGAGGCGATCGCCCTCACCGGGTACCGAACAGAGTTAACGAGGTCAGGGTATTGGGTTCATTACAGCCTTTTTTAGCTGAGTGAGGTACATCCTGGTCGCAATAGGGTCTGGGGTTTGGGGTCTAAGGCTAATACTTCATCAGAGTGAGAAACGCTGTAGGGGGGCTGTGCCCCACTGAATATGGAGCTGTCTTGATTGAATCAACCCTGGGCGTCTTGGGTAATCTAAAGGCGAGATAGAGGTGTTACAGCCCCTGTCAACCCATTGAGGAAGCCGTGGGGGATCCGTGTTTTGAGTCCCTTACGGGAATGAGAAAAGAAGTTCAGATTTCCAAGGTTCTCAGGGTGTTATGGATATCTCAATTATTATCCCGACCTATAACGGCGCTACGCGCTTACCCGCTGTCTTAGAAGCGCTGTGCCAGCAGTGCAACATTGAGACTCTGCAGGGGGATATTTGGGTCGTTGATAATAACAGTACGGATGACACGGCTGCAGTCGTGCGTCAGTACCAAGAAACTTGGTCTTTTGCGTTTCCTTTGCACTACATCAAAGAGACGCGTCAGGGGGCTGGCTATGCCCGTCAACATGGGTTAAACGTCTCTGAGGGAAAGCTACTGGGTCTCTTAGACGATGACAATTGGCCTGAGCCAACTTGGGTGAGTGAGGCCGTTGCCTTTGCCCAAGCCCATCCCCAAGCAGGTGCGTTTGGCAGCAGCATTACCGGCAAGTTTGAAACCCCCCCGCCCGCTGCTTGGAAACCGATTTTGCACTACCTGGCGATCGTTGAACGGGGAGAGGTGCCCCATCAATATTGTCCACGCAAAAACGGCACGCCCCCCAGTGCAGGGCTAGTTGTGCGTCGGGAAGCCTGGCTGCAAGCGGTGCCTGCAGATCTCTTACTGGTGGGTCGGGTCGGGAAATCGATGCTAGCTGGGGAAGACTCAGAAATTCTGACTTACTTACATCGGGCTGGGTGGGAAATTTGGCATAATGCTGCGATGAAAGTGAGTCATTACATTCCCTCTAGCCGCCTTCAGTGGTCATATCTGCGGGAAAATCTATTAGGAATTGGCCTTTGTCGCTATCACATTCGGATGTTAATTTTGCCCAGCTGGCAACGTCCTGGCATGACTCTGGTTTATGGCCTAAGTGATAGCCTAAAGCTGCTGCGTCATGTCCTAAAGCATGGTCAACGTGTGAATACTGATGTGGTGGCAAATTGTCAGTGGGCATTGCTCTGGGGCACGCTCATCAGTCCACTGTATTTGTTGAGGGTGCGCCTACAGCGATCGCGATTGTCTATTGAATAAACTTGCAAAATTCTTAAAGTGCTCGACAAAAATATTGAATGATTAACGCCTATCATTACTTGCTGATTTGGAGTCTTTACCCATCAGTTTGAAGCGTTTCTTTTCAGAATCCTCTTTCCGTAATTCTTATATTCTTTCTCTCCGTTAGGAACTTAGCCTAATGAAAATAGCCTACGCGACCACCTATGATGTCCGCAATGCTGCCACCTGGTCTAAATTTAAACAAGGTAACTATGGGTCTAATCGCTTCATTGCAATGACCCTTGAGAACGAAGGCATTGACATCGATTATTTGGGGCCGCTTGAAAAGCGATATCGCTGGCTAACCCGGAGTAAATGGCTATATCACCGTCACATTTCTAAGCAAGTTTATTATAGCTGGGCAGAAACAGCTATCTGTAAAAACTATGCTCATCAATTCGCCCGAAAACTGAAACAATCTTCTGCAGATTTAGTATTAGCGACAGAAGGGGCAAACCCGATCGCTTACCTCACCTGCTCGCAGCCTTTAGTGCTGTGGGTGGATACTTTTGTTGCTGAGCTGATTGACTACTACCCCTACCTGAAGAATCTCTGTGCCGAAACTCGAAAGAGCATTTTAACCTATGAAAAACGGGCACTCGATTACTGTGCACTAATCATTGTTACCTCTGATTGGGCTAAGCAAAGTGCCATCAAGCACTATGGAATTGATGCTAATAAAATTGTCATATTGCCTCGGGGGGCCAACATTGAACTGGCTCCAGGGCGTACCTTAGATGACGTTAAGACATTGATTGCTGCGCGTCCGCAGGCTCCCTGTAAACTTCTGTTTTCTGCGATTTCATGGCAGCGTAAGGGCGGCGACATTGCCGTCAAAGTGGCAGAATGGCTAAATGAGCAGGGGTTGGATACTGAACTGATTGTTTTGGGATGTAAACCCCCACTCAACCCTCTGCCGCCCTTTGTGAAGGCAGTGGGTTACATCGACAAATCTACCGAGGCTGGGCGGGCTGAGTTATTGAACTGGGTCGCAGGTGCTCATTTTCTGATCTTGCCCACCCGGGAGGACTGTGCGCCGAATGTTCTCATCGAGGCGAATGCGTTTGGGGTGCCTTGTCTAACAACCAATATTGCAGGCATCCCTACCGTGGTCCGAAGCGACGTGAATGGTGAAATGTTTGATCTGGATGCCCCCATCGAAGCCTACGGAAAATACGTCGCTGCCTACATGGGCGATCGCGCTGCCTATGACCGTCTGGCGGTCGATGCCTTTATGGAATACCAAAATCGATTGAACTGGAAAGTGGTGGGGCAACAGGCTAAGGCATACTTCGAAAAAATTTTGCGGGGTGTAGATTACAGTGACTTTTGATCATGGCTCAAACTGACACCAATGCGGTGCTGCGCCGGATGCCCATTGTGGTGGGTATGATAGGCAGCTCGCTGCTCTTACTCAACCGCTTTTTAACCCCAGCCCTCACTGAGTCGCAAGCCCGGTCTGATGTCATGGGCATTATCTTGAGTGCGCTCTTAGTGCTGACGGGGCTGCTTTGGCAACGGGTGCAGCCACGATCTCCGGAGGCTGTGCAACTACAAGGAAAAGAAGGCTTAGAGTTTATTGAAGATCTGCCAGAGAGGGTTCAAACAGAGCTGGCGTGGGCCTCTCATTTATTGCTGACTAACACGGTGACGCGATCGCTGTTGGCCTACTACGATGGCCGGGTGCTGATGCGTCGAGGGGTGCTGGGGCCTACCGCGGAGGTTATCCCAGGCGTCATTTTGAAGCGCGTTTTAGAAAAAGGAAAAGCGGTCTACCTGGTAGACCTGAAGCTTTATCCAGGGCGAGTGGAGTTTACCTATTTACCCGAAAATACCCAGGGCGTGATTTGCCAGCCGATGGGCAGCCAGGGGGTGCTGATTCTGGGGGCCAATGCCCCTCGCAGCTATACCAAACAAGATGAAGCCTGGATTGAGGGAATCGCAGACAAGCTGGGAGAAACCTTAGACCGCTTGGCGGAGACAGACACTTCTCCTGCCTCAGAAATTCTGACCCCTTAACGATGAAGGGGATGAATGCACTGTGATGAAGTCACGCCGATCTCCCTAAAAAGACAGCGAGGG contains:
- a CDS encoding glycosyltransferase family 2 protein → MDISIIIPTYNGATRLPAVLEALCQQCNIETLQGDIWVVDNNSTDDTAAVVRQYQETWSFAFPLHYIKETRQGAGYARQHGLNVSEGKLLGLLDDDNWPEPTWVSEAVAFAQAHPQAGAFGSSITGKFETPPPAAWKPILHYLAIVERGEVPHQYCPRKNGTPPSAGLVVRREAWLQAVPADLLLVGRVGKSMLAGEDSEILTYLHRAGWEIWHNAAMKVSHYIPSSRLQWSYLRENLLGIGLCRYHIRMLILPSWQRPGMTLVYGLSDSLKLLRHVLKHGQRVNTDVVANCQWALLWGTLISPLYLLRVRLQRSRLSIE
- a CDS encoding transglutaminase family protein, coding for MEDYLQASDIIDWQNPTILKLAEKIASEHLTQWAITKASFEWVRDEIHHSVDYQMNPVTCRASDVLKYKTGYCFAKSHLLAALLRANHIPAGFCYQRLSIDDQGAPYSLHGLNAVYLSEGGWYRIDPRGNREGINAQFTPPQEQLAYQVRLPEEADFKGVLAEPLAVVIETLQTYPLWDEVLAHLPDISLASAKQQGLKK
- a CDS encoding PPC domain-containing protein, which codes for MKAAAQEALYNPIPLPKSNEITDTLSEVDIPTGFGGFARDYKVYLEDGDQVAIDLVSEEFDTLVTLMSPDGNTVGENDDGPDGTTNSLLFARVTETGDYTVRVRSYAGQGTGEFFLKVARLRPLE
- a CDS encoding carbohydrate ABC transporter substrate-binding protein, with product MTKNSLYLRLIAIAGLTWAIAACNGQSGNNAENGAGGTGTVTVLGVVAGEQQEKLEEALAPFEAETGIDVVYEGTDAFATLLPVRVDSGNAPDIAMFPQPGLMRDFGEEGSLVPISEFMDVQAAYSQDWLDLATVNDELYGVWYRVSVKSLVWYSPEAFTAAGYEVPTTWDELMALTDQIVQDGGTPWCLGMESGDATGWVGTDWVEDIMLRTAGPEVYDQWITHEIPFNDDRVKAAFEQFGEIALNSDYVVGGPVGVLSTPFGDSPNPLFEASPGCYLHRQANFIASFFPETVEVGTDVSIFPLPGINPEHGTPVLVAGDVFAMFNDTPEARALMEYLATPEPHEIWAGLGGFISPHQQVSLDAYINDITRQQAEILLNADVIRFDGSDMMPGAVGTGTFWTGITSYVGGTDVDTVLSDIENSWPSN
- a CDS encoding glycosyltransferase family 4 protein; translated protein: MKIAYATTYDVRNAATWSKFKQGNYGSNRFIAMTLENEGIDIDYLGPLEKRYRWLTRSKWLYHRHISKQVYYSWAETAICKNYAHQFARKLKQSSADLVLATEGANPIAYLTCSQPLVLWVDTFVAELIDYYPYLKNLCAETRKSILTYEKRALDYCALIIVTSDWAKQSAIKHYGIDANKIVILPRGANIELAPGRTLDDVKTLIAARPQAPCKLLFSAISWQRKGGDIAVKVAEWLNEQGLDTELIVLGCKPPLNPLPPFVKAVGYIDKSTEAGRAELLNWVAGAHFLILPTREDCAPNVLIEANAFGVPCLTTNIAGIPTVVRSDVNGEMFDLDAPIEAYGKYVAAYMGDRAAYDRLAVDAFMEYQNRLNWKVVGQQAKAYFEKILRGVDYSDF
- a CDS encoding beta-glucosidase, which encodes MSDTFPPNFQWGVATAAYQIEGAAQLYGRGPSVWDIFSALPGHILNGDTGEVACDHYHRFAADIQLIADLGVKHYRFSLAWPRIMPAGRGTVNPAGLDFYQRLVDCLLAHGITPHATLFHWDSPQALETRYGSWQSREMAQDFADYVTVVVKALGDRITHWMTLNEIFCFTHMGYGVNQTPPHAPGTSVESAKAVWQTSHHALLAHGLGCQAIRAASPDPCTIALVDNFLVPLPLAETPAHIAAAKAAFHTVGTNGGIIFPALTGQYSPALLQQLGDQAPDIQPGDLETIHQPLDALGFNVYSGVYVRAAATPLGYEVLPFPKGYPRLHMPWLHLAPESLYWGIRHVSETLQRPELPVFISENGCAAQDEVTPQGEVLDLDRIHYLRQYLQAAHRAVSEGYPLTGYFLWSLMDNFEWAYGYDRRFGITYVDYATQQRLPKASFNWYKTCVATNQIV
- the ppsA gene encoding phosphoenolpyruvate synthase, producing MVSTPVKKAQQLVLWLDQIRLTDVPMVGGKNASLGEMIQQLTPKGINVPSGFATTADAYRYFIASNELDEKLRQLFADLDVTDVHNLQQRGREARSLILHSPFPADLEVAIRDAYRDMGNRYGPNVDVAVRSSATAEDLPDASFAGQQETYLNVHSESQVIEACKKCFASLFTDRAISYRQTKGFDHFEVALSVCIQKMVRSDLASSGVMFSIDTETGFKNAVLITAAYGLGENVVQGTVNPDEYRVFKPTLKTGHHPILSKHVGSKALRMVYDTGGSKLVKNVPVSKAEQNRFAISDDEVLQLARWTCQIEDHYSEIRGVFSPMDIEWAKDGLTGELFIVQARPETVQSQKQANVLRTYHLQKPEGTLPITTGRAVGEMVGNGEACVILDVKEIDHFEPGEVLVTAKTDPDWEPIMKQAAAIVTDQGGRTCHAAIIARELGIPAIVGCGDATAVIRTGQAITVSCSEGEDGYVYDGIHPFTIEETPLDNLPETRTQVMMNVGNPEIAFSVSALPNAGVGLARMEFIIANHIQVHPMALVNFDSLSDGAAKRKISRLTDQYDDKPQYFVDKLAQGISTIGAAFYPKPVVVRLSDFKSNEYANLLGGSAFEPDEENPMIGWRGASRYYDDRYRQGFALECQALKRVRDDMGLTNIVLMVPFCRTPDEGRKVLAEMAKHGLVQGENGLQVYVMCELPSNVMLADEFSEVFDGFSIGSNDLTQLTLGLDRDSALVAHLFDERNEGVKRMVARAIATAKAKGRKIGICGQAPSDYPEFARFLVEQGINSISLNPDSVIKTILDIAELEKSQ